One Erysipelothrix amsterdamensis DNA window includes the following coding sequences:
- a CDS encoding transcription antitermination factor NusB — translation MRRLESYKVLSEVYFKGRHAHLVLKELDLPAQDQAFVSAFVYATLQNSLFLDYQYEDLVDKKLPKEVRLVIKMGCAQYFKMDKIPDYALVSETVDLCKAIGKHRYSGVVNAVLKKVIERNEREISGSDLEVASIQYSMPLWIMKLLSKQYSESFSIAYAQYCQDIKPTYVRFNALKPTTDDLSDFILDDDDKHLAKPSLFKSKYLQEGYVLVQDINSQEVVRWMDLEPSLSVLDCCCGPGTKTVQIANYLENTGTITGVELHESRAEATRALLERCNVLNANIITSDVLQFQTDQEYDRILVDAPCSGLGVLSHKHDLRYHIFPQDLDELVKIQQEMLIHTSKFVKKDGILVYSTCTLNRKENEKQVQAFLEHHSNFELIKEITLNPVETKGDGFYIAKLKRTC, via the coding sequence ATGAGAAGATTAGAGAGTTATAAAGTACTGAGTGAAGTTTATTTCAAAGGACGCCATGCGCACTTAGTACTCAAAGAGTTGGATTTGCCCGCTCAGGATCAAGCGTTTGTGAGTGCTTTTGTTTACGCTACATTACAGAATAGTTTATTTTTAGATTATCAATATGAAGATTTAGTAGATAAAAAGTTACCGAAAGAAGTACGACTCGTTATTAAAATGGGATGTGCACAATATTTTAAAATGGACAAAATTCCAGACTATGCTTTGGTAAGTGAAACGGTTGATTTATGTAAAGCAATTGGTAAGCATCGCTATTCAGGTGTTGTGAATGCGGTATTGAAAAAAGTGATAGAACGGAATGAACGTGAAATCAGCGGGAGCGATCTTGAAGTGGCATCAATTCAATATAGTATGCCACTCTGGATTATGAAACTCTTATCGAAGCAGTACAGTGAATCCTTTTCGATAGCTTATGCGCAATATTGTCAAGATATTAAACCGACCTATGTACGTTTTAATGCTTTAAAACCAACAACTGATGATTTATCAGATTTCATACTTGATGATGACGATAAACACCTTGCTAAGCCGTCACTTTTCAAAAGTAAATATTTACAAGAAGGCTATGTTCTTGTGCAAGATATCAACAGTCAAGAAGTCGTACGTTGGATGGATTTAGAGCCATCATTATCCGTACTTGATTGTTGCTGTGGGCCGGGTACTAAAACAGTGCAAATTGCAAATTATCTTGAAAATACTGGAACTATAACGGGTGTAGAACTTCATGAATCACGTGCAGAAGCTACAAGAGCGCTTTTAGAACGTTGTAATGTACTAAACGCGAATATCATTACAAGTGATGTCCTTCAGTTTCAAACAGATCAAGAATATGATCGAATTCTCGTGGATGCACCATGCTCTGGACTGGGTGTCCTATCCCATAAGCATGATTTGCGTTATCATATTTTCCCTCAAGATTTAGATGAACTTGTTAAGATCCAACAAGAAATGCTTATCCATACATCAAAGTTTGTTAAAAAAGATGGAATTTTGGTATATTCTACCTGTACCTTAAATCGAAAAGAAAATGAGAAACAGGTCCAAGCATTTTTGGAACATCATTCAAATTTCGAACTTATTAAAGAAATTACGCTTAATCCTGTTGAGACAAAGGGTGATGGGTTTTATATCGCTAAATTAAAGAGAACATGTTAA
- a CDS encoding thiamine diphosphokinase — MKTVTIVLGEHHDAIIGDVIGVDYGAFVCARDGISMDIACGDFDSVTAVQFKEIELHCSHIHKLNPIKDETDFKYAYSLCDEYDVIRVLGGLGRRKDHEFINIMTAIKDSRIELYDDLNKIKRYDSGSHIVNKLNYKYFSVIVLTQGFISLNGFKYPLTRREIFPFDDYLTSNEMIGDAAEIILEEASVLVIQACDS; from the coding sequence ATGAAAACCGTCACAATCGTTTTAGGCGAGCATCACGATGCGATAATTGGAGATGTAATCGGTGTAGACTACGGTGCATTTGTTTGCGCTCGGGATGGAATATCGATGGATATAGCCTGTGGCGATTTTGATTCTGTAACTGCAGTGCAATTCAAGGAGATTGAATTGCACTGTTCGCATATACACAAGTTAAACCCCATTAAAGATGAAACAGATTTTAAGTATGCATATTCACTCTGTGACGAATACGATGTAATTCGCGTGCTCGGTGGTCTAGGGCGTCGTAAAGATCATGAGTTCATAAATATTATGACTGCGATTAAAGACTCGAGAATTGAGTTGTATGATGATTTAAACAAAATAAAACGATATGACTCAGGGAGCCATATCGTGAATAAGTTAAATTATAAGTATTTTTCTGTAATTGTGCTAACACAAGGTTTTATTTCTCTTAACGGATTTAAATATCCTCTTACCCGACGAGAAATATTTCCTTTTGATGATTACCTCACTTCAAATGAAATGATTGGTGATGCTGCGGAAATAATTCTCGAAGAAGCAAGTGTTCTCGTTATTCAAGCATGCGATTCATAA
- a CDS encoding cell division protein FtsA yields the protein MEKQIIAALEIADHEVRLLVGQFFNGRLNILKVERVPHLGVAGYSIMSETHVVDSIKKAIENASRNLGVVIKQVLLLVPGVHMKRINKQLRVPITGRISENDVKRAYKELLNVKAPEGHILTNVLMSKYFVNGSSTRKLPLNERCESLTIEADCYFGKQSIIFPYVSCVEKSGLKIIDIVLDDIGFAKEASLFEASIDKPIVALTLGEKLTKLSLFSKGILLSNDYIDRGFEVFMKKIERTLKVPTDVVHRLLYFNIDLNNENPKDDPIFIWSTKSTSHTLSQVDLMNLVADDINKFVGEICSSCEPIFENLGEPRFIISGEAAEISGVTDCIENITEAEAVTYRSTTFGVKDYGLTSLVGAFYFYKDQSIFRDVTLSSVDEDEFKRVVLQYEKDEDDSITQKLKSMFFER from the coding sequence ATGGAGAAACAAATTATTGCAGCTTTAGAAATCGCGGATCATGAAGTGCGCTTGTTAGTTGGACAATTTTTCAATGGCCGATTAAATATATTAAAGGTTGAACGTGTCCCACATTTAGGTGTGGCAGGATACTCGATCATGAGTGAAACACATGTGGTCGATTCAATTAAAAAAGCGATTGAAAATGCATCGCGAAATTTGGGGGTTGTAATTAAGCAAGTACTTTTACTTGTTCCTGGCGTCCACATGAAGCGAATTAATAAACAATTGCGCGTACCAATCACTGGGCGTATTTCTGAGAATGATGTAAAAAGAGCATATAAAGAATTATTAAACGTAAAAGCTCCTGAAGGACATATATTAACAAATGTTTTAATGAGTAAATATTTTGTGAACGGAAGTTCGACACGTAAATTACCATTAAACGAACGATGTGAAAGTTTGACCATTGAAGCAGACTGCTATTTTGGAAAACAATCCATCATTTTCCCATATGTGTCATGTGTTGAAAAATCAGGATTAAAGATTATTGATATTGTTTTAGATGACATTGGTTTCGCAAAAGAAGCTTCTTTATTCGAAGCATCAATTGATAAGCCGATTGTTGCCTTAACATTAGGTGAAAAGTTAACAAAATTATCATTATTCAGTAAAGGGATTCTCTTATCGAATGATTATATCGATCGTGGATTTGAGGTCTTTATGAAGAAAATCGAACGCACATTAAAGGTACCAACCGATGTTGTACATCGTTTGTTGTATTTTAATATCGATTTGAATAATGAAAATCCGAAAGATGACCCAATATTTATTTGGTCGACTAAATCGACATCCCATACCTTATCACAGGTAGATCTTATGAATTTAGTCGCAGATGATATAAATAAATTTGTGGGTGAAATATGTAGTAGTTGTGAACCGATTTTTGAAAATCTTGGAGAACCGCGTTTTATTATTAGTGGTGAAGCCGCAGAGATTTCAGGAGTTACAGATTGTATTGAAAATATAACAGAAGCGGAGGCGGTTACATACCGTTCTACAACATTTGGTGTAAAAGACTATGGTTTAACATCTCTTGTAGGGGCATTTTACTTTTATAAAGACCAAAGTATATTCCGTGATGTAACACTCTCAAGCGTTGATGAAGATGAGTTTAAACGAGTTGTGTTACAATATGAAAAAGATGAAGATGACTCGATTACTCAAAAACTAAAGAGCATGTTCTTTGAACGTTAG
- the radC gene encoding RadC family protein, translating to MVKQKFNGDVDLERSQLLPREKLLALGPNKLTDEELVAILLRTGTRNKHVVSLASEVLISIGGIQNLIKIQYSQLSKIKGMKQAKCTTLLAVHELLRRIVSPFPGEKIKLSSSDRIVRWLNLEIGFEEQELFRVLFLSNQNNLIHYLDLFKGTADKSLVHPRDVFREAVRCNASRIVLVHNHPGGSLSASEADLEVTRALIEVGMMMGIEVVDHIIVTSTNSVSLRHLHPVLFEE from the coding sequence ATGGTAAAGCAAAAATTCAATGGGGACGTTGACTTGGAACGATCTCAACTTTTACCAAGAGAAAAGCTATTAGCGCTTGGACCGAATAAATTGACCGATGAGGAGCTTGTAGCGATTTTGCTTCGAACAGGAACACGAAATAAACATGTCGTTTCTCTTGCTTCGGAGGTGTTGATATCAATTGGTGGAATTCAAAATCTAATTAAAATTCAATACAGTCAACTATCAAAAATCAAAGGAATGAAACAGGCGAAGTGTACAACTTTACTCGCAGTGCATGAATTGTTGCGAAGAATTGTGAGTCCTTTTCCTGGAGAGAAAATCAAACTAAGTTCATCTGATAGAATTGTTCGTTGGTTAAATCTTGAAATCGGATTTGAGGAACAGGAACTCTTTCGAGTGCTTTTCTTATCCAATCAAAATAACTTGATACATTATTTAGATTTATTTAAGGGTACAGCGGATAAAAGTCTCGTTCATCCTCGCGATGTCTTTAGAGAGGCGGTCCGATGCAATGCGTCAAGGATTGTGCTAGTTCATAATCATCCCGGGGGGTCATTAAGTGCTAGTGAGGCTGATTTGGAGGTGACACGAGCCTTAATAGAGGTCGGAATGATGATGGGGATTGAAGTTGTTGACCACATTATTGTTACTTCTACAAACTCGGTTTCTTTGCGTCATTTGCATCCGGTTTTGTTTGAAGAATAA
- the ftsZ gene encoding cell division protein FtsZ, producing MDANFEQVARIKVIGVGGAGCNAVNRMVDEGMKGVEFYVANTDLQVLNCSPVVNRIELGREVTKGLGAGANPEMGRKAAVESENEIREAVKDADMVFVTAGLGGGTGTGASPLVAKIAQEEGALVVGIVTKPFTFEGRRRSNQAMSGLEELKSYVDSLIIVSNNQLLEVIGRIPFQEAFKEADNVLRQGVQTITDLIAVPAMINLDFADVRSVMAGQGSALIGIGMSQGENKSIEAAEKAITSPLLEAQIDGARNAIVNVTGGDSISIQDASEAVDYIRDAAGNDIDIIFGVAINENIGDSIIVTVIATGFDGAEEPAPEVHATRTAAESRPAYQTSHNNQEERRTENNDIPEFFKTR from the coding sequence ATGGATGCGAATTTTGAACAAGTAGCAAGAATTAAAGTAATAGGTGTCGGTGGCGCAGGATGTAATGCGGTTAATCGCATGGTAGATGAAGGCATGAAGGGCGTAGAATTTTATGTCGCAAATACAGATTTGCAAGTGCTTAACTGTTCACCTGTAGTGAATCGTATTGAATTGGGCCGAGAAGTAACAAAAGGTCTTGGAGCAGGGGCTAATCCAGAAATGGGACGCAAAGCTGCTGTTGAGAGTGAAAATGAAATTCGAGAAGCTGTAAAAGATGCTGACATGGTGTTTGTTACAGCAGGTTTAGGCGGTGGAACAGGTACAGGAGCGTCTCCACTTGTTGCGAAAATTGCGCAAGAAGAGGGAGCACTTGTTGTTGGTATCGTTACAAAACCATTTACATTTGAAGGACGCCGTCGTTCAAATCAAGCAATGTCAGGTTTGGAAGAGTTGAAATCTTACGTTGATTCGCTGATTATTGTAAGCAATAATCAATTGTTAGAAGTAATCGGGCGAATTCCATTCCAAGAGGCATTTAAAGAAGCAGATAATGTGTTAAGACAAGGTGTTCAAACAATTACAGATCTAATCGCTGTTCCTGCAATGATTAACCTTGACTTTGCAGATGTTCGTTCAGTTATGGCCGGACAAGGAAGTGCCTTGATTGGGATTGGTATGTCACAAGGTGAAAACAAATCAATCGAAGCAGCAGAAAAAGCGATTACTTCTCCACTTTTAGAAGCGCAAATTGATGGGGCTCGTAACGCGATTGTTAACGTTACCGGTGGTGATTCAATTTCAATTCAAGATGCGTCAGAAGCAGTAGATTATATTCGTGATGCAGCTGGAAATGATATTGATATTATCTTTGGTGTCGCAATCAACGAAAATATTGGAGATTCAATTATTGTAACTGTTATTGCTACTGGATTTGATGGTGCAGAAGAACCAGCGCCAGAAGTTCATGCTACGCGTACTGCTGCAGAATCAAGACCGGCATATCAAACATCTCATAACAATCAGGAAGAACGTCGCACCGAAAACAACGATATTCCTGAGTTCTTTAAGACACGATAA
- the rpe gene encoding ribulose-phosphate 3-epimerase, protein MSKIVSPSLLSLDFKDMKTQLKRVEVAGATWLHYDVMDGVFVDNISFGPSIMKQIGQVSDLLMDVHLMIVNPEKYFDMFIENGADAITFHTECYGDPTQGIEAVKRLKKKGIKAGITLRPGTDLDKIVPYLKHVDLVLVMSVEPGFGGQAFMPEMLDRIKQLDEMRKLNNYEYLISVDGGINGETGPRARLAGADILVAGSYVFGDDIEKAVSSLL, encoded by the coding sequence ATGAGTAAAATCGTATCACCATCTTTATTATCCTTGGATTTTAAAGATATGAAAACACAATTAAAACGTGTTGAAGTAGCAGGGGCAACATGGTTGCACTATGATGTTATGGATGGGGTTTTTGTAGATAACATTAGCTTTGGACCATCTATTATGAAACAAATTGGTCAAGTGTCTGATTTATTAATGGATGTACATCTTATGATTGTTAATCCTGAAAAATATTTTGATATGTTTATTGAGAATGGTGCTGATGCAATTACCTTTCATACAGAATGTTATGGTGATCCAACACAAGGTATTGAAGCAGTTAAACGTTTAAAGAAAAAAGGAATTAAAGCAGGAATTACGTTGAGACCGGGTACGGACCTCGATAAAATTGTTCCTTACCTAAAACATGTTGATTTGGTTTTAGTTATGAGTGTAGAGCCCGGTTTTGGTGGACAAGCATTCATGCCAGAGATGCTTGATCGCATAAAGCAATTGGATGAGATGCGTAAGCTTAATAATTATGAGTATCTAATTTCTGTGGATGGTGGCATTAATGGTGAAACAGGACCAAGAGCCCGATTGGCCGGAGCTGATATTTTAGTTGCGGGAAGTTATGTATTTGGGGATGACATTGAAAAGGCGGTTTCATCGTTACTATGA
- the rsgA gene encoding ribosome small subunit-dependent GTPase A, producing MREAVITRIVSNRYSVYFEGEFIIATAMGKLRLGDKPIVGDHVHIEELDGKWVIQQVLPRRNQLIRPLVANVDQALIVMSAKEPDFSFTLVNRLIFLVSLQNINPIIIVSKGDLADSDLKQSILDEYEQFGYTVIMSGNDIATDALESVMANKISVLAGQSGVGKSSILNRISHDLELNTQEISKALGRGRHTTRHNQIYPLCGGWIADTPGFSSLDFSSVDPVELSQSIPDFVPFIGNCKYRDCMHIQEPGCIIKEKVESGEISKQRHQDYLDCLTLIKEESR from the coding sequence ATGAGAGAAGCAGTAATAACACGCATTGTATCGAATCGATATTCGGTTTATTTTGAGGGTGAATTCATTATAGCGACCGCAATGGGAAAATTAAGACTTGGAGATAAACCAATTGTTGGTGATCATGTTCATATAGAAGAATTAGATGGGAAATGGGTGATCCAACAAGTTTTGCCTCGTCGAAATCAATTAATTCGTCCGCTTGTAGCCAATGTCGATCAAGCACTTATTGTGATGTCTGCAAAAGAACCTGATTTTTCCTTTACGCTTGTGAACCGACTCATTTTCCTTGTATCACTTCAAAATATTAATCCAATAATTATAGTTTCAAAAGGGGATTTGGCAGATTCAGACTTGAAACAAAGTATTCTTGATGAATATGAACAATTTGGATATACGGTTATCATGAGCGGGAACGATATCGCAACGGATGCGCTTGAATCTGTTATGGCAAATAAAATATCTGTTCTGGCAGGACAAAGTGGTGTCGGGAAATCAAGTATCTTAAATCGAATCAGTCATGATTTGGAACTTAATACCCAAGAAATTTCTAAAGCGTTGGGCCGTGGACGACATACGACACGTCATAATCAAATCTATCCACTATGTGGCGGATGGATTGCTGATACACCGGGATTTTCTTCTCTAGATTTTAGTTCTGTTGATCCGGTTGAATTATCACAATCCATTCCTGATTTTGTACCGTTTATCGGAAATTGTAAGTATCGAGATTGCATGCACATTCAGGAGCCAGGGTGCATAATTAAAGAAAAAGTAGAGAGCGGCGAAATCTCAAAACAACGTCATCAAGATTATCTTGATTGCTTAACATTAATTAAGGAGGAGTCACGATGA
- the rpmB gene encoding 50S ribosomal protein L28, protein MPRVCSVSGKKTLSGNKRSHSLRATRRKWNVNLQNATIMVDGKPTRVRISARALKSLKAQQAK, encoded by the coding sequence ATGCCTAGAGTATGTTCCGTATCCGGTAAAAAAACACTATCAGGAAACAAACGTTCACATTCACTTCGTGCAACACGTCGTAAATGGAATGTAAACTTGCAAAATGCAACAATTATGGTGGATGGAAAACCAACTCGTGTCCGTATTTCCGCCCGTGCACTAAAATCATTGAAAGCACAACAAGCAAAATAA
- a CDS encoding protein phosphatase 2C domain-containing protein: protein MKYTSISEIGLIRKENQDYVAVVENDNALLAVVCDGIGGANAGSVASQMVVKLLRESFIDKREFSNLKDIRAWFDKAITSINRATYHESLVVREYSGMGTTLVAVVVLGEDVIGFNIGDSRIYSVKENQLSCLSHDQTYAYEMYKRNEISKEEIYNHPKRNILMNAVGIDENVDFEVVTITPKWDYLLLCSDGLHGYVPQDQIESTFKINGLLAQRNHLMEMAYKAGGYDNISIILLEADRHE, encoded by the coding sequence GTGAAGTATACAAGTATCAGTGAAATCGGATTAATCCGTAAAGAAAATCAAGACTATGTTGCTGTAGTTGAAAATGACAATGCACTTTTAGCTGTTGTATGTGATGGTATTGGGGGCGCGAATGCAGGATCTGTTGCGAGTCAAATGGTTGTGAAACTACTTCGTGAATCTTTTATTGATAAACGTGAATTTTCAAATCTGAAGGATATTCGCGCGTGGTTTGACAAAGCAATTACTTCCATTAATCGTGCTACTTATCATGAGTCTTTAGTTGTACGTGAGTATTCGGGCATGGGAACGACTCTTGTTGCTGTGGTCGTCTTAGGTGAGGATGTTATCGGATTTAATATTGGAGATAGCAGAATCTATAGTGTGAAAGAAAATCAATTAAGCTGCCTGAGTCATGATCAAACGTATGCTTATGAGATGTATAAGCGTAATGAAATATCAAAAGAAGAAATTTATAACCATCCTAAACGAAATATTTTAATGAATGCCGTTGGAATTGACGAGAATGTTGATTTTGAGGTTGTAACGATTACACCAAAGTGGGATTATCTTTTGCTCTGCTCAGATGGTCTTCATGGATATGTTCCTCAAGATCAAATTGAGTCGACGTTTAAGATTAATGGTTTACTTGCTCAGCGTAATCATTTAATGGAAATGGCATATAAGGCAGGTGGATACGATAATATCTCAATTATCCTCCTCGAGGCAGATCGCCATGAATAG
- the pknB gene encoding Stk1 family PASTA domain-containing Ser/Thr kinase: MNSIIGERYRIVKKIGTGGMADVYLALDTVLNREVALKVLRGDLSHDPVALLRFQREANAASGLNHQSIVEVYDVGEDEGQHYIVMEMIRGTTLKQLVHRRGALDKYESVAIMQQLASALQHAHAAHVIHRDIKPQNILVKDDGTVKITDFGIALAGDAIQLTKSDSVLGSVHYMAPECSRGEGAGEQSDVYSLGVVFYELLTGDVPYRGETPVEIAMKHMREPFPSVMKFNPTLPNSIANIIARATHKNRTHRYANMKEFVEDLDTCLLESRADEPLWEATMESDDGTKLIEKLNGVTETLPNQQKPKKKRKMIVGASLLAVVIVIFSIWMIFAPKKPSDIEIPDLAGLSVSEAKEHLANLGLNYAPSYLYEISDKYEDGKLIGTKPEKGTKVLKGDQIKLIVSQGKIYTVEDFTGKSVNDVKAILSDKNINIKTTSEYSSSVPTGHIIRQEGLMPGDKIKPEQRYDIVLVVSSDKELVLPGDLIGKSIADAKAQLEGLGVEVTTSELPTQNLSISELNGLSYGTVIRSNPMPGSYYIQNSGNSVTLYYYSESSRPKEEEDEKEEKPSEREDKPDGNNDREA; this comes from the coding sequence ATGAATAGTATTATTGGAGAACGTTATCGAATAGTTAAGAAGATTGGTACCGGAGGGATGGCGGATGTCTACTTAGCATTGGATACTGTTTTAAATCGGGAGGTAGCCCTTAAAGTTTTAAGAGGAGATTTATCTCATGATCCGGTTGCGCTGTTGAGATTTCAACGTGAAGCCAATGCAGCTTCAGGATTAAATCATCAAAGTATTGTAGAGGTTTATGATGTCGGTGAAGATGAGGGGCAACACTACATTGTAATGGAAATGATTCGTGGTACGACTCTGAAACAACTTGTTCATCGTCGTGGTGCTTTGGATAAATATGAGTCAGTAGCAATCATGCAACAACTTGCTTCAGCATTACAGCATGCTCATGCAGCTCATGTTATTCATCGTGATATTAAACCTCAAAATATTCTTGTTAAAGATGACGGAACAGTTAAAATAACTGATTTTGGTATTGCGCTTGCGGGCGATGCAATCCAATTAACAAAATCAGACTCAGTACTTGGGTCTGTACATTATATGGCACCGGAGTGTTCTCGAGGCGAAGGTGCTGGAGAACAATCGGATGTCTATTCACTGGGAGTTGTTTTTTATGAATTATTGACAGGTGATGTGCCTTATCGTGGTGAGACACCCGTTGAGATTGCAATGAAGCACATGAGAGAACCATTTCCTTCAGTGATGAAATTTAATCCAACACTGCCAAATTCAATTGCGAATATCATCGCGCGAGCAACACATAAAAACCGAACACACCGATATGCAAATATGAAGGAATTCGTTGAAGATTTAGACACATGTCTTTTGGAGTCACGTGCTGATGAGCCCTTGTGGGAAGCGACGATGGAAAGTGATGACGGTACCAAGTTAATCGAAAAGTTAAATGGTGTAACTGAAACACTTCCAAATCAACAAAAACCCAAAAAGAAAAGAAAAATGATTGTTGGTGCAAGTTTACTGGCAGTTGTAATTGTTATCTTTAGTATTTGGATGATATTTGCTCCTAAAAAGCCAAGTGATATAGAAATTCCAGATTTAGCGGGTCTTTCTGTTTCAGAGGCCAAGGAGCACCTTGCAAATTTAGGGCTCAATTACGCTCCATCCTACTTATACGAAATTTCTGATAAATATGAAGATGGAAAGTTAATTGGAACGAAACCCGAGAAGGGTACGAAGGTACTTAAAGGTGATCAAATTAAACTGATTGTTTCTCAGGGTAAAATTTACACTGTGGAGGATTTCACGGGGAAATCGGTTAATGATGTGAAAGCGATTTTGTCGGATAAAAATATTAATATTAAAACAACTTCGGAGTATTCATCATCCGTACCGACAGGTCATATAATTCGACAAGAAGGCTTGATGCCTGGAGATAAAATTAAACCTGAACAACGTTATGATATTGTTTTAGTCGTAAGTTCAGATAAAGAACTTGTTTTACCGGGCGATTTAATTGGTAAATCCATTGCGGATGCGAAAGCACAATTAGAAGGCTTGGGTGTTGAGGTAACAACCTCAGAACTTCCAACTCAAAATTTAAGCATTTCTGAGTTGAACGGCTTAAGTTATGGTACTGTAATTCGGTCAAATCCGATGCCAGGAAGCTATTATATCCAAAATTCCGGGAATTCTGTGACACTTTATTACTATAGTGAAAGCAGTCGTCCAAAAGAGGAAGAGGACGAAAAAGAAGAAAAACCATCTGAACGTGAAGATAAGCCAGATGGTAATAACGACAGGGAGGCATAA